Genomic window (Thomasclavelia spiroformis DSM 1552):
ATAATGTTTGCCATTGACGAACCATCCCTAAAACCTGATTATTAATAATAACTTGAATCACTGGGATATTATATCGACTTAAAGTTGCTAACTCATTCATATTCATTCTAAAGCAACCATCACCCGCAATATTAAAAACTGTCTTTGTAGGATTACCTAATTTCGTACCCATAGCCGCACCAAGACCAAATCCCATTGTCCCAGCACCACCTGATGAAATAAATTGACGTGGTCGTTTATAACGGAAATATTGAGCAGCCCACATTTGATGTTGTCCTACATCTGTACAAATAATAGCTTCACCATTTGTTAAATAATCAATTTGTTCCATAATATAAGGACCAGTTAATCCTTCATCTTCATATTCTAATGGATATCTTTCTTTTAAATCACGAATTTCTTTTAACCATTGTGGATGATTTTGTCTTGAAAGTTTAGCATTTAAATCCGCTAAAATACATTTAGCATCTCCAACAATTCCCAAATCAACAATCACATTTTTATTAATTTCAGCAGCATCAACATCAATATGAATAATTTTAGCATTTTTTGCAAAACGTTTAGTATCACCTGTAACACGATCAGAAAAACGCGCTCCAATAACAATTAACAAATCACACTTACTTACCCCTAAATTTGATGCCTTAGTTCCATGCATTCCTAACATCCCAGTATAACGAGGACGAGTATTATCATAAGCTCCTTTTCCCATTAAAGAATCAGCAATAGGTGCATCGATTTTTTCAGCAAATTCCTTTAATTCATTTGATGCATTACTTGCTATTGCACCACCACCAACAAAAATAAATGGTTTTTCACTAGCTTCAATTAATTCAATTGCTTCATTAATATCCTGCGTACCATAAGTATATTTTCTTGGCATAATAACTTCTGGTACCATTGGTTCAAAATCAAACGTATCAGCTGTTACATCCTTAGTGATATCAACTAAAACCGGACCAGGACGACCTTCTTTAGCAATTTGAAAAGCTTTACGAATTGTCGACGCTAACTCCTTAATATCTTTAACAATAAAATTATGTTTTGTAATTGGCATTGTTACCCCTGTAATGTCAATTTCTTGAAAACTGTCTCTTCCAAGCAAAGATACTGCAACGTTAGCTGTAATCGCAACTAATGGTGTTGAATCCATATATGCAGTTGCTATTCCAGTAACTAAATTTGTAGCTCCAGGTCCTGATGTTGCCATACACACACCAACTTTACCAGTCGATCTTGCATAGCCATCAGCTGCATGTGCTGCTCCTTGTTCATGAGAAGTTAAAATATGGTGAATCTTATCTTGATACTTATACAATGCATCATAAATATTTAAAATTGTTCCCCCTGGGTATCCAAATACGGTATCTACACCTTGTTCAATCAAACACTCAGCAACAATTTCTGAACCTGTTAACTTCATAACAAACCCCCTTAATTTTATTTTTCTTCTTTAGCTTCAAGAATTGCCCCACGATCAGCAGAAGTTACCATTGATGCATATCTTACTAGATAACCAGTAGTAATTCTTGGTTTTCTTGGCTGCCAATTAGCTTTACGTCTAGCCAATTCTTCATCACTTACTTCAACGTTCATAGAATGTTCTAAAATATTAATATCAATAATATCACCTTCTTCAATTAAAGCAATAGGTCCCCCCGCAGCTGCTTCAGGTGATACATGACCAATCGAAGCTCCACGTGTTGCCCCAGAAAAACGACCATCTGTAATCAAAGCAACATCTTTATCCAAGCCCATTCCGGCAATTTCACTAGTTGGTGATAACATTTCTCGCATTCCTGGTCCACCTTTAGGTCCTTCATAACGAATCACAACAACATCACCTTTAACAATCTTTCCGGCTCTAATAGCTGCAATTGCTTCATCCTCACTGTCAAATACACGAGCAGGTCCTTTATGAACCATCATTTCTTTAGCTACAGCCGATTGTTTTACAACCGCACCATTTGGTGCAATATTTCCTTTTAAAACTGCAATTCCTCCATATGGTGCATAAGGATTTTCAATCGGACGAATAATTTCAGGATTCAAATTAACACATCCTTCAATATTTTCACCAACTGTTTTACCAGTAATAGTCATAATATCTGTATATAATAACCCTAATTTATTAATTTCATTCATTACCGCATATACACCACCTGCATCATTTAAATCTTCCATAAATGTATCTCCAGCCGGTGCTAAATGACATAAATTAGGGGTTTTTTTACTAATTTCATTAGCAATTTCCAAATTCAACTCAACCCCAGCTTCATGAGCAATAGCAGG
Coding sequences:
- the ilvB gene encoding biosynthetic-type acetolactate synthase large subunit → MKLTGSEIVAECLIEQGVDTVFGYPGGTILNIYDALYKYQDKIHHILTSHEQGAAHAADGYARSTGKVGVCMATSGPGATNLVTGIATAYMDSTPLVAITANVAVSLLGRDSFQEIDITGVTMPITKHNFIVKDIKELASTIRKAFQIAKEGRPGPVLVDITKDVTADTFDFEPMVPEVIMPRKYTYGTQDINEAIELIEASEKPFIFVGGGAIASNASNELKEFAEKIDAPIADSLMGKGAYDNTRPRYTGMLGMHGTKASNLGVSKCDLLIVIGARFSDRVTGDTKRFAKNAKIIHIDVDAAEINKNVIVDLGIVGDAKCILADLNAKLSRQNHPQWLKEIRDLKERYPLEYEDEGLTGPYIMEQIDYLTNGEAIICTDVGQHQMWAAQYFRYKRPRQFISSGGAGTMGFGLGAAMGTKLGNPTKTVFNIAGDGCFRMNMNELATLSRYNIPVIQVIINNQVLGMVRQWQTLFYGKRYSNTILSDNVDFCKVAEGLGCKAIKVTTKEEVSAAIKEAMEYEGPVVIECVIDKDDKVFPMVAPGTAIAEVFDAEDLKNK
- the ilvD gene encoding dihydroxy-acid dehydratase; the protein is MRSDNVKSGTERAPHRSLFNALGYTDEELQRPLIGVVNSYNEIVPGHMNLDKIADAVKKGIYLAGGVPVEVPAIAVCDGIAMNHTGMKYSLVTRELIADSTEALATAHQFDGLVMIPNCDKNVPGLLMAAARLNIPTVFVSGGPMLAGRKVDGNKTCLSSLFEAVGQFNAGIISEDKLHEIEQKACPTCGSCSGMYTANSMNCLTEVLGMGLKGNGTIPAVFSERIRLAKHAGMQIMECIKKDIKPRDVMTKEAFYNALTIDMALGCSTNSMLHLPAIAHEAGVELNLEIANEISKKTPNLCHLAPAGDTFMEDLNDAGGVYAVMNEINKLGLLYTDIMTITGKTVGENIEGCVNLNPEIIRPIENPYAPYGGIAVLKGNIAPNGAVVKQSAVAKEMMVHKGPARVFDSEDEAIAAIRAGKIVKGDVVVIRYEGPKGGPGMREMLSPTSEIAGMGLDKDVALITDGRFSGATRGASIGHVSPEAAAGGPIALIEEGDIIDINILEHSMNVEVSDEELARRKANWQPRKPRITTGYLVRYASMVTSADRGAILEAKEEK